In a single window of the Gracilinanus agilis isolate LMUSP501 unplaced genomic scaffold, AgileGrace unplaced_scaffold311, whole genome shotgun sequence genome:
- the LOC123254729 gene encoding olfactory receptor 8D1-like — MASLNHSTVTMFILEGLTDQPELQVFLFILFLGIYVVTVVGNLGMILLIAIGPQLKSPMYYFLSNLSFVDLCYSSVITPKLLVNFIGDKNIISYIGCMTQLFFFCFFIVSECFMLTAMAYDRYVAICSPLLYNVIMSPRVCSFLATGVYTMGTFATLVHTSCMVRLSFCGPNIIKHYFCDIIPLLKLSCSSTYLNELLLVVIGTFNVLSTTIAIFISYAFILSSILSIQSAEGRSKAFSTCSSHLAAVAIFYGTMIFMYLKPPSSSNMTQEKVASVFYTTVIPMLNPLIYSLRNKDVKDVLKKIMKCTMFNRSM; from the coding sequence ATGGCTTCTTTAAATCACTCTACAGTAACCATGTTCATCTTAGAAGGATTAACAGACCAGCCAGAGCTCCAAgtcttcctctttattttgttCCTGGGCATCTATGTTGTGACCGTGGTGGGAAACCTGGGCATgatcctattaattgctattggaCCTCAGCTAAAATCTCCAATGTACTATTTCCTCAGCAATCTGTCCTTTGTGGATCTCTGCTACTCTTCTGTTATTACTCCAAAACTCTTGGTAAATTTTATAGGGGATAAAAACATCATATCCTACATTGGGTGTATGACacaactttttttcttctgtttttttattgtttctgaaTGCTTCATGCTGACAGCCATGGCCTATGACCGTTATGTTGCCATATGTAGTCCTCTGCTCTATAATGTCATCATGTCTCCACGTGTCTGCTCCTTTTTGGCAACAGGGGTATATACTATGGGTACCTTTGCCACTCTGGTTCACACGAGTTGCATGGTCAGATTGTCCTTTTGTGGTCCTAATATCATTAAACATTATTTCTGTGACATCATACCCCTTCTGAAGCTCTCCTGCTCTAGCACCTATCTCAATGAACTACTATTGGTGGTTATTGGTACATTCAATGTACTTTCAACAACTATTGCCATATTCATCTCCTATGCTTTCATCCTTTCCAGCATCCTTAGCATTCAGTCTGCTGAAGGAAGGTCTAAAGCCTTCAGTACCTGTAGTTCCCACCTGGCAGCTGTTGCTATCTTTTATGGCACCATGATTTTCATGTATCTCAAACCACCATCAAGCAGTAACATGACACAGGAGAAGGTAGCCTCAGTATTTTACACCACAGTTATCCCCATGTTGAATCCTCTAATCTACAGCCTGAGGAATAAGGATGTTAAGGATGtactaaagaaaattatgaaatgcaCGATGTTTAACAGGTCTATGTAg